A region of Chelonia mydas isolate rCheMyd1 chromosome 7, rCheMyd1.pri.v2, whole genome shotgun sequence DNA encodes the following proteins:
- the LOC119566811 gene encoding protein ATP6V1FNB, whose amino-acid sequence MRGLLTTRDQHRWKELIEKEAFSRVSWKVKYGHKFPRLEPCSGPRRKCILPAICPPKEQEKRLGPPRTQEEETGFKKQGEGVSLPRKQEDKGQEPLLKEMRPATPKTKHLLYQGISQEGQGRHLYLQERKLKSPEEKFHYPVLSSWEYGWRLGDVITEIKAPLHARSGIVKDTFYIRSGVFHHPSKSDRLS is encoded by the exons ATGAGGGGTCTACTGACCACAAGGGACCAGCACCGCTGGAAGGAATTGATTGAGAAAGAGGCTTTTAGCAGGGTCAGCTGGAAGGTAAAGTACGGGCACAAGTTCCCCAGGCTAGAGCCCTGCAGTGGCCCCAGGAGGAAATGTATTCTACCTGCTATCTGCCCTCCCAAGGAGCAGGAGAAGAGGCTCGGTCCCCCTAGGACCCAGGAGGAGGAAACTGGCTTtaagaagcagggggagggggtaagCCTCCCCAGGAAGCAGGAGGATAAGGGTCAGGAGCCCCTTCTTAAGGAAATGAGACCTGCCACCCCCAAGACCAAGCATCTGCTGTACCAGGGCATCTCCCAGGAAGGCCAAGGGAGGCACCTGTACCTGCAGGAGAGAAAGCTGAAGAGTCCTGAGGAGAAATTCCACTATCCAGTCCTGTCATCCTGGGAGTATGGCTGGCGCTTAG GAGACGTTATTACTGAAATCAAGGCTCCACTTCATGCCAGGTCTGGAATTGTAAAGGATACTTTCTACATCAGAAGTGGAGTCTTCCATCATCCATCAAAAAGTGACAGGCTGTCGTGA